A single window of Ornithorhynchus anatinus isolate Pmale09 chromosome 3, mOrnAna1.pri.v4, whole genome shotgun sequence DNA harbors:
- the SEC11C gene encoding signal peptidase complex catalytic subunit SEC11C gives MDVFGDLRRMNKRQLYYQVLNFAMIVSSALMIWKGLIVLTGSESPIVVVLSGSMEPAFHRGDLLFLTNFREDPIRAGEIVVFKVEGRDIPIVHRVIKVHEKDNGNIKFLTKGDNNEVDDRGLYKEGQNWLEKKDVVGRARGFLPYVGMVTIIMNDYPKFKYALLAVMGAYVLLKRES, from the exons ctATATTACCAAGTTTTAAACTTTGCCATGATCGTGTCTTCTGCGCTCATGATATGGAAAGGTTTGATAGTCCTCACTGGAAGTGAAAGCCCAATTGTTGTGGTACTGAG TGGGAGTATGGAGCCAGCGTTTCACAGAGGAGATCTTCTGTTTTTAACAAATTTCCGGGAAGACCCCATCAGAGCTGGTGAAATAGTTGTTTTCAAAGTTGAAGGCAGAGATATTCCAATCGTTCATAGAGTCATCAAAGTTCATGAAAA ggaCAATGGAAACATCAAATTCTTAACTAAAGGAGATAATAATGAAGTCGATGATAGAGGCTTATACAAGGAAGGTCAGAACTGGCTAGAAAAGAAGGATgttgtgggaagagcaagggg ATTCTTACCGTACGTTGGGATGGTGACCATAATAATGAACGACTATCCAAAATTTAAG TATGCTCTTCTGGCTGTAATGGGTGCATACGTGTTACTGAAACGTGAATCCTAA